A single window of Caldicellulosiruptor bescii DSM 6725 DNA harbors:
- the dnaJ gene encoding molecular chaperone DnaJ: protein MAQKKDYYEILGVPRNATEEEIKRAYRRLAKQYHPDANPGNKEAEEKFKEINEAYEVLSDPEKRKLYDQFGHAAFDPKYGAQGSGGFSGGFGGGFADFDFGSFGDIFEDLFEGFDIFGTSRRRKEAPRKGADIYVDLELTLKESVFGCEKEIPIYRTEKCSVCGGSGVKPGSAPVRCQKCGGTGQIRSRQATFFGEFTTIKTCDACGGTGTIITDPCRECGGTGNVRRQRRVKINIPAGIDDGQVITLRGEGESGIKGGPNGDLHIKIKIAPHPVFKRVGQDLYIEVPITFVNAALGGEIEIPTLDGKTKVRIEPGTQNGDEVRIKGKGVPNLRSRGRGDLVVKFIVEVPKKLTEKQKELLREFERLSSEEGYEKRKHFWDRIREAFS from the coding sequence ATGGCACAAAAAAAAGACTACTATGAGATTTTAGGTGTTCCAAGGAATGCAACAGAAGAAGAGATAAAAAGAGCCTACAGAAGACTTGCAAAACAATACCATCCTGATGCAAATCCAGGTAATAAAGAGGCAGAAGAAAAATTTAAGGAGATAAACGAGGCATACGAAGTCTTGAGCGATCCTGAAAAGAGAAAGCTTTATGACCAGTTTGGTCATGCAGCGTTTGACCCGAAATATGGTGCACAAGGTAGCGGTGGTTTTTCTGGTGGATTTGGCGGTGGATTTGCTGACTTTGATTTTGGCAGTTTTGGTGATATTTTTGAAGACCTATTTGAAGGCTTTGATATATTTGGAACATCCAGAAGAAGAAAAGAAGCACCAAGAAAAGGTGCTGATATATATGTCGATTTAGAACTTACTTTAAAAGAGTCTGTATTTGGCTGTGAAAAAGAGATTCCAATTTACAGAACTGAAAAGTGCAGTGTTTGTGGTGGAAGTGGTGTAAAACCAGGTTCTGCACCTGTGAGATGTCAAAAGTGCGGCGGCACGGGTCAGATAAGATCAAGACAGGCAACATTCTTTGGGGAGTTCACCACCATAAAAACCTGTGATGCATGCGGCGGAACAGGAACTATTATAACAGACCCATGTAGAGAATGTGGAGGAACGGGAAATGTAAGAAGACAGCGAAGAGTAAAGATTAATATTCCAGCAGGAATTGATGATGGCCAAGTGATAACGTTAAGAGGTGAGGGCGAGAGCGGCATCAAAGGCGGTCCTAACGGTGATTTGCATATTAAAATAAAAATAGCACCTCATCCTGTGTTCAAAAGAGTCGGGCAGGACCTTTATATTGAGGTTCCAATAACATTTGTTAATGCAGCTTTGGGTGGAGAGATAGAAATTCCGACACTTGATGGTAAGACAAAAGTAAGAATTGAGCCAGGGACACAAAATGGTGATGAGGTCAGAATCAAAGGCAAGGGCGTTCCGAACCTGCGTTCGCGAGGAAGAGGCGACCTTGTTGTGAAGTTTATAGTGGAGGTTCCAAAAAAGCTTACAGAAAAGCAGAAAGAGCTTTTGAGAGAGTTTGAAAGACTTTCATCAGAAGAGGGATATGAAAAGAGAAAACATTTTTGGGATAGGATAAGAGAAGCTTTTTCTTAA
- a CDS encoding cysteine desulfurase family protein, with amino-acid sequence MNVYFDNAATTRPFDEVIEQLSKFLIDTYGNPSSLHRLGVEAERKLKEAKEILAQKLGGSADEIYFTSGGTEANNLALIGCAVAHQKRGKRIVSTPVEHPSVISTLEYLERNGFEIQYVSVDAEGNVDFDQFEKLVDQNTILVSVMLVNNETGHIFDVKKLAEIAKKKNPNVIVHTDAVQAFMKEKTNVKELNVDLMSISGHKIHALKGIGALYIKKGINIQPIIFGGQQQKGIRPGTENMPGIFSFAKAIEVFEKLKASEPDKLRNIKRRFIEGLSAIDSVVINSPLDKTSDAILNVSFLGIKSEVFLHTLESYGIFASSGSACSSKGRTYNKVLHSMGKKLDVAESSIRFSFSYLNQIGEVDYALECIEKALRFLRKIKK; translated from the coding sequence GTGAATGTATACTTTGACAACGCTGCAACCACAAGGCCTTTTGATGAGGTAATTGAGCAGCTTTCAAAGTTTTTGATAGATACCTACGGCAATCCTTCATCGCTTCACAGACTTGGTGTTGAAGCAGAAAGAAAATTGAAAGAAGCAAAAGAAATACTTGCTCAGAAACTTGGTGGCAGTGCAGATGAAATTTATTTTACTTCTGGTGGAACAGAAGCAAACAATTTGGCACTTATTGGCTGTGCGGTTGCACATCAGAAAAGGGGAAAAAGAATTGTATCAACACCTGTTGAACATCCTTCTGTTATTTCTACGCTTGAATATTTAGAGAGAAATGGCTTTGAGATACAATATGTCTCTGTAGATGCTGAAGGTAATGTAGATTTTGATCAGTTTGAGAAGCTTGTGGACCAAAATACCATTCTGGTAAGTGTCATGCTTGTCAACAACGAGACAGGGCATATATTTGATGTAAAGAAGCTAGCTGAAATTGCGAAAAAGAAAAATCCAAATGTTATTGTTCACACAGATGCTGTTCAGGCTTTTATGAAAGAAAAGACCAATGTTAAAGAATTGAACGTGGACCTTATGTCGATAAGTGGTCATAAAATACATGCATTAAAAGGAATAGGAGCTTTGTATATCAAAAAGGGTATTAACATCCAGCCGATAATCTTTGGTGGACAGCAGCAAAAAGGTATAAGACCTGGAACAGAGAATATGCCCGGCATTTTTTCGTTTGCTAAAGCAATTGAGGTATTTGAGAAGCTAAAAGCTTCTGAACCTGATAAGCTAAGGAATATAAAACGAAGATTTATTGAAGGACTTTCAGCCATAGATAGCGTTGTGATAAACTCTCCTTTAGATAAGACATCCGATGCAATATTAAACGTATCTTTTTTGGGCATAAAATCTGAAGTTTTTCTTCACACGCTTGAAAGTTATGGCATATTTGCATCTTCTGGTTCTGCCTGCTCGTCAAAAGGCAGGACTTACAACAAGGTTTTGCACAGCATGGGAAAAAAGCTGGATGTTGCAGAAAGCAGTATACGTTTTTCGTTTTCTTACCTCAATCAAATTGGAGAGGTTGACTATGCACTTGAGTGCATTGAAAAAGCGCTGCGATTCTTAAGAAAAATAAAAAAGTAA
- a CDS encoding 16S rRNA (uracil(1498)-N(3))-methyltransferase, translating to MPIFFVEKQNIENNIAYITDKEDINHIVKVLRKREGDKINLCDGNYDYSSRIVEISKDRIKLLIESKTLNDRESIKNIFLFQCIIKNQKMDFIVQKATELGVKTIVPVVSKRVVIDISEKQEKKVERWRKIAQEAQKQCLRPIPPLIEMPIRISEIKEKYLDKLDILFIPYEKESETSEWCISSDYNNIGILIGPEGGFEEEEIEELKTFKNVQVISLGKRILRSETASIAALSILMHEVGEM from the coding sequence GTGCCAATCTTTTTTGTTGAAAAGCAGAACATTGAGAATAATATTGCCTACATCACAGATAAAGAAGATATAAATCATATAGTCAAGGTTTTAAGGAAAAGAGAAGGAGATAAGATAAATCTATGTGATGGAAATTATGATTACTCATCGCGTATAGTTGAAATTTCAAAAGACAGAATAAAACTTTTGATAGAAAGCAAAACTTTGAATGACCGAGAAAGTATCAAAAACATTTTTTTATTTCAATGTATTATCAAAAACCAAAAAATGGATTTTATTGTGCAAAAGGCAACAGAGCTTGGAGTAAAAACAATTGTACCTGTGGTTTCAAAAAGAGTTGTGATTGATATTTCAGAAAAACAGGAAAAAAAGGTTGAAAGGTGGCGCAAAATTGCGCAAGAGGCCCAAAAACAGTGTCTTCGCCCTATACCACCTTTAATCGAAATGCCAATTAGAATTTCTGAGATTAAAGAGAAATATTTAGATAAGCTTGATATTCTTTTTATTCCTTATGAAAAGGAATCGGAGACTTCAGAGTGGTGTATATCTTCAGATTATAATAACATTGGGATTTTAATTGGACCTGAAGGTGGTTTTGAAGAAGAGGAGATAGAAGAGTTAAAAACCTTTAAAAATGTGCAAGTTATTTCGCTTGGCAAAAGAATACTCAGAAGTGAGACAGCCTCAATTGCTGCGCTTTCCATCCTAATGCATGAAGTTGGAGAAATGTGA
- the grpE gene encoding nucleotide exchange factor GrpE: protein MLDMENKDLKSEEVNSSEAQTLEETNSEGKNENMQHFQEPQEDAAKTQENDGSNESSEDIEVEPHQEDTVETLKKQLEEKEREVEEYKSLCQRIAADFDNYKKRIAKDKENMYYEVVADVVGKLLPIVDNFERAIDSAKNSKDTNDELLKGLEMIKKQIDDIFSKLGVEPIEALNKEFDPYLHNAIMHVEDERYGKNVVIEEFQKGYKIKDRVIRYSLVKVANAN, encoded by the coding sequence ATGCTTGACATGGAAAACAAAGATCTAAAGAGCGAGGAGGTAAACTCTTCTGAGGCTCAGACTTTAGAAGAAACTAATTCCGAGGGAAAAAATGAGAATATGCAACATTTTCAAGAACCTCAAGAGGACGCAGCAAAAACACAGGAAAATGATGGGTCAAATGAAAGTAGTGAAGATATTGAGGTTGAGCCTCACCAAGAGGACACTGTGGAAACTTTAAAAAAGCAGCTTGAAGAGAAAGAAAGGGAGGTTGAAGAGTACAAAAGTCTATGTCAAAGAATAGCTGCTGATTTTGATAACTATAAAAAGAGAATAGCAAAAGATAAAGAGAATATGTATTATGAAGTTGTTGCTGATGTTGTTGGAAAACTCCTTCCGATTGTTGACAACTTTGAAAGAGCAATTGACTCTGCAAAAAATTCAAAAGACACAAATGATGAACTTTTAAAGGGACTCGAAATGATAAAAAAACAGATTGATGATATCTTTTCAAAACTTGGTGTTGAGCCAATTGAGGCTTTGAATAAAGAATTTGACCCGTACCTTCACAATGCAATTATGCATGTTGAAGATGAAAGGTACGGTAAAAATGTTGTAATTGAAGAATTTCAAAAAGGTTACAAGATAAAAGATAGAGTTATTAGATATAGCCTTGTAAAGGTTGCAAATGCTAATTAA
- the dnaK gene encoding molecular chaperone DnaK yields MAHILGIDLGTTNSCMAVIEGGQPVVIPNAEGFRTTPSVVAFTKTGERLVGHAAKRQAITNPERTIISIKRDMGTNKRIKIDDKEYSPEEISAMILMKLKADAEAYLGEKITQAVITVPAYFTDSQRQATKNAGRIAGLEVLRIINEPTAAALAYGLDKEGHQKIMVYDLGGGTFDVSILEIGDGVIEVLATSGNNRLGGDDFDQRIIDYIADEFMKEHGIDLRQDKVALQRLKDAAERAKIELSSALQTTINLPFITADANGPKHIDMVLTRAKFEELIKDLVEKTREPVETALSDAKLTPEQIDKVILVGGSTRIPYVQEFVKKLTGKEPFKGINPDECVAIGAAIQAGVLAGQVKDILLLDVTPLSLGIETLGGVFTKIIERNTTIPTRKSQIFTTAVDGQTQVEIHVLQGERPLAKDNKTLGRFILDGIPPAPRGVPQIEVTFDIDANGIVHVSAKDLGTGREQKITITSQTHLSEEEIQRAIKEAEMYAEQDRKRKELIEARNRADSIIYQTEKLLRELGDKMTETEKQQIESKLKALKDVMNGEDKEQIERAIDELTKSFYDVSTRLYQQGYTASGPQGGPNPGGGQSGPDGNVNTDYKVY; encoded by the coding sequence ATGGCTCATATTTTAGGTATAGACTTGGGAACAACAAACTCTTGTATGGCAGTTATTGAAGGTGGTCAACCTGTTGTAATTCCTAACGCAGAAGGGTTTAGAACAACTCCATCAGTTGTGGCTTTCACTAAGACAGGTGAGAGGCTTGTCGGTCATGCAGCAAAAAGACAGGCTATTACAAACCCTGAAAGGACTATTATATCAATTAAAAGAGATATGGGAACAAATAAAAGAATAAAAATAGATGATAAAGAATATTCACCGGAAGAAATTTCAGCTATGATTTTGATGAAGCTCAAGGCTGACGCAGAAGCATATCTTGGCGAAAAAATAACACAGGCTGTTATAACTGTTCCAGCTTATTTTACAGACTCACAAAGACAGGCAACAAAAAACGCAGGTAGAATTGCAGGACTTGAGGTTTTGAGAATCATCAACGAGCCAACAGCAGCAGCTTTGGCTTACGGTCTTGACAAAGAAGGTCATCAAAAGATAATGGTATATGACCTTGGCGGTGGAACATTTGACGTTTCAATCTTGGAGATTGGCGATGGTGTAATTGAAGTTTTAGCAACGTCTGGTAACAACAGACTTGGTGGCGATGACTTTGACCAAAGGATTATCGACTATATAGCTGACGAGTTTATGAAAGAGCACGGAATTGATTTGAGACAAGACAAGGTTGCGCTCCAGAGGCTAAAAGATGCAGCAGAAAGGGCAAAGATTGAACTTTCGTCTGCGCTTCAGACAACAATTAACCTGCCATTTATCACAGCAGATGCAAACGGTCCAAAACACATTGATATGGTTTTGACACGTGCAAAGTTTGAAGAGCTTATAAAAGACCTTGTAGAAAAGACAAGAGAACCTGTTGAGACAGCACTTTCTGACGCAAAGCTTACTCCAGAGCAGATTGACAAGGTCATTTTGGTTGGTGGTTCAACAAGAATTCCATATGTTCAGGAATTTGTAAAGAAACTTACTGGTAAAGAGCCGTTTAAAGGAATAAATCCGGATGAGTGTGTTGCAATTGGTGCTGCAATCCAGGCAGGTGTTCTTGCAGGACAGGTAAAAGACATATTGCTTTTGGACGTAACACCACTTTCACTTGGTATTGAGACTCTGGGTGGTGTGTTCACTAAGATTATTGAAAGAAATACAACAATCCCAACACGAAAAAGCCAGATATTCACAACAGCAGTGGATGGTCAGACACAGGTTGAGATTCATGTTCTGCAAGGTGAAAGACCTCTTGCAAAGGACAACAAGACACTTGGAAGATTTATACTTGATGGTATTCCGCCTGCACCGCGAGGAGTGCCACAGATTGAGGTTACATTCGATATAGACGCAAACGGTATTGTACATGTTTCAGCAAAAGACCTTGGCACGGGTAGAGAGCAAAAGATTACAATAACATCCCAGACACATTTGAGTGAAGAAGAGATTCAAAGGGCTATTAAAGAGGCTGAAATGTATGCTGAGCAGGATAGAAAGAGAAAAGAACTGATTGAGGCACGAAACAGAGCAGATTCCATCATCTACCAGACGGAAAAGCTGCTTCGCGAACTTGGTGACAAGATGACAGAAACTGAAAAGCAGCAGATTGAGTCAAAACTAAAAGCCTTGAAAGATGTTATGAATGGTGAAGACAAAGAACAGATTGAAAGGGCAATTGATGAACTCACAAAGTCATTCTATGATGTGTCTACAAGACTTTATCAGCAGGGTTATACCGCATCGGGACCGCAAGGTGGACCAAACCCAGGTGGTGGTCAGAGCGGTCCTGATGGAAATGTAAATACTGATTATAAAGTATACTAA
- the prmA gene encoding 50S ribosomal protein L11 methyltransferase, whose protein sequence is MRWYEISIKTTEEAEDAISNILYELGANGVVIEDNEIVTRPNLWDYIDENQFTKKDYARVCAYFPESSNILELTHTIEERLKETAKYIDIGEGKISVSEVNEKDWAEEWKKYYKPVEIGNIVIVPSWEDYKAEGNKTIVKLDPGMAFGTGTHESTILCLEAIQKYVKPGMDVLDVGTGSGILAIAAKKFLARRVLAVDIDEVAVKVAEENARLNGVEIEIKKNDLVEGIEEKFDVVVANIVADIIMRLSRDVKKVLKDDRIFISSGIIEDRLEDVLKSFEKNSLEIVEVKKLGTWCLVVSKKTV, encoded by the coding sequence ATGAGATGGTATGAGATATCAATTAAGACTACCGAAGAGGCAGAAGACGCTATTTCAAATATTTTATACGAACTTGGGGCAAACGGTGTTGTCATTGAAGACAATGAGATTGTGACAAGACCAAATTTATGGGATTATATTGACGAAAACCAGTTTACAAAAAAGGATTATGCAAGAGTTTGTGCTTACTTTCCTGAAAGCAGCAATATTTTAGAGCTTACCCATACTATTGAGGAGAGGCTTAAAGAGACTGCAAAATATATTGATATTGGAGAAGGAAAAATTAGCGTTTCTGAAGTTAATGAAAAGGACTGGGCAGAAGAGTGGAAAAAGTATTATAAGCCTGTTGAGATAGGGAATATTGTGATTGTTCCTTCATGGGAAGATTATAAAGCCGAAGGCAATAAAACAATTGTGAAACTTGACCCTGGTATGGCATTTGGCACAGGAACTCATGAGTCAACAATTTTGTGTCTTGAAGCTATCCAGAAATATGTAAAGCCAGGGATGGATGTTCTTGATGTTGGAACAGGTTCAGGAATATTAGCAATAGCTGCAAAGAAGTTTTTGGCAAGAAGAGTTTTGGCAGTTGATATTGATGAGGTTGCTGTAAAGGTAGCAGAGGAGAACGCAAGGTTAAATGGAGTTGAGATTGAGATAAAAAAGAATGACCTTGTTGAAGGTATAGAAGAAAAGTTTGATGTGGTTGTTGCTAACATTGTTGCTGATATCATTATGAGGCTCTCAAGAGATGTAAAGAAAGTTTTGAAAGACGACCGAATTTTTATCTCTTCTGGCATTATTGAAGACAGGCTTGAAGATGTTTTGAAAAGCTTTGAGAAAAATAGTCTTGAAATTGTAGAAGTGAAAAAACTGGGTACATGGTGCTTGGTTGTTAGCAAAAAAACTGTGTAG
- the hrcA gene encoding heat-inducible transcriptional repressor HrcA, with protein MLDERKRRILEAIIDDYINTGEPVGSRTIAKKYIFGISSATIRNEMSDLEEMGYLEQPHTSAGRIPSDKGYRYYVDELMKVSRLSPQQVEFIRSQLDIKFNEINEYMENIAKIISNLTNYTAVISTPNVKKSFIKYLQLVPVDTKRYILILVTNTGLVKDILLDKPENVDIKDFIYISNILNEKLSGLRLEDIDQKIVLEIENILGKNKTILSPIIENVLRTISAADSTEVVLSGIKNMFDFPEFSDVLKAKIFLHIFEQKEMLRQIINSAMHEHITIRIGTENPIEDLKECSVVLSTYRIGDSIAGSIGIIGPKRLRYSQTVSLIDYICDTLSDILTRLFTE; from the coding sequence ATGTTGGATGAAAGAAAAAGAAGAATACTTGAAGCTATCATAGATGATTATATAAATACAGGTGAACCTGTTGGTTCAAGGACAATTGCAAAGAAATACATTTTTGGTATTTCTTCTGCTACAATCAGAAACGAAATGTCAGACTTAGAGGAGATGGGATACTTAGAGCAGCCCCACACGTCAGCTGGTAGAATTCCTTCAGATAAGGGCTACAGGTATTATGTTGATGAGCTGATGAAGGTATCAAGGCTTTCGCCACAGCAAGTTGAATTTATAAGGTCGCAACTTGATATCAAATTCAATGAAATAAACGAATATATGGAGAACATTGCAAAGATAATATCTAACCTTACAAACTACACAGCAGTAATTTCAACACCAAATGTTAAAAAGAGCTTTATAAAGTATCTTCAGCTTGTACCAGTTGACACCAAAAGATATATACTAATTTTAGTGACAAACACAGGTCTTGTAAAAGATATTCTCTTGGACAAACCAGAAAATGTAGACATAAAAGATTTTATATATATATCAAATATCCTTAATGAGAAACTAAGTGGGCTTAGACTTGAAGATATTGACCAAAAAATTGTGCTTGAGATTGAAAACATACTTGGCAAAAACAAGACAATCTTGTCACCAATAATTGAAAATGTACTGCGCACAATCAGTGCAGCTGACAGCACAGAAGTTGTTTTAAGTGGAATTAAGAACATGTTTGATTTTCCTGAGTTTAGTGATGTTTTGAAGGCAAAGATATTCCTGCATATATTTGAGCAAAAGGAGATGCTAAGACAAATAATAAACTCTGCAATGCATGAACATATAACCATCAGAATTGGTACAGAAAATCCAATAGAGGATTTAAAAGAGTGCAGTGTTGTTCTTTCCACTTACAGAATAGGTGACAGTATTGCCGGTTCAATAGGTATAATTGGTCCAAAAAGACTGAGATATTCTCAGACAGTTTCACTGATTGATTACATTTGTGACACTTTATCTGATATTTTGACAAGACTTTTTACAGAATAA